Within the Dolichospermum compactum NIES-806 genome, the region ACTATCGAGAATGGTATCATCAACCCCTTGAATTTCAAAGGTAGCAGATGCTTGATTTGCTGCAATAATAACGGTAGCCGGAACGGTTGCTTCTGTGGTGTCACTGCTAGAAAGTTGCACCAATAAGGGCGTATCTGTGACTATATTACGGGTGATAGTGGCAGTGGCTTTGCCACCATTTTCGTTAATATTATTGGTATCAAGGGTTAAGGTTAAATTAACTCCATCATTATCAATGATTGCTAGGCTATCTGAACCACTAATAAACCCAGCAGCAGAGGCAATAATTGTGTGATTTTTGGGCAGTTCAATTAAGGTATCATCAACAGCAGTAATATTAAATGTGGCAGAATTTGCACCTGCGGGAATCGTGACTGTAATAGGTACAGTAAGTTGGGTATTATCGCTATTAACTAAGGTGACTGTCAGGGGTTCTGTTGTGTCAGTATTGCGGGTAACTGTTCCCTGAACGGTATTGCCTTCGGTAGCTTGTTCCGCTGTAATATTAACAGTTAAAGTCGGTTTAAAATCATTGTCAATGATATTGACAACTGCGCTGTTTTGTGTTCCGATTGTTACGCCATTGGTGGGATTAGAAAGACTTAAATTGATAGTTTCATTGCTTTCTAAAATACTATCATCAATGATGGGAATAGTAACGGTTTTAGTGGTTTCTCCATTAGCAAAAGTCACTGTAATTGGTGAATTATTATAGTCACTCCCTGCTGTAGCTGTACTATTAGTTAAGCTAATAGTCGCACTAACTTCTCCATCACTACCATTAGTGCGAGTTAAAGTAACTGCGGTGACAGGTGTACCATCTTCATTAACTGAATAGTTAGCATTGCTAAACTGAATAACTCCTGGTACAGCATCATTATCAATGATATTTAAAACTGCTGTTTGTTGCGTTCCTAATGTTGCGCCACCTGTGGGGTTAGATAAAGCTAAATTGACGGTTTCTGTAGGTTCGTAAACATTGTCATCAATAATAGGAATGGTGACGTTTTTATTAGTTTCCCCATTAGCAAAAGTCACCGTAATTGGTGAATTATTATAATCACTACCTGCTGTAGCTGTGCCATCAGTAGGAGTTAAAGTAACGCTAACTTCACCATCACTTCCCCCTATACGAGTCAAATCAACACTGAATGTTCCATTTTCGTTAACAGTATAAGTGCTACTATTTAAGCTAATTGTCCCCCGTTTGGGTAAATCATCGTTAATAATGGTTAATGTGGCTGTTGTTTGCGTTCCTAAAGTTGCACCACCTTGGGGGTTAGTCAGGGTTAAGTTAATGGTTTCATCAGGTTCAAATTGGGTGTCGTTAACAATAGGAATAGTAACCGTTTTACTGGTTTCTCCATTAGCAAAATTAACTGTAATTGGTGAATTGCTATAGTCACTTCCGGCTGTAGCTGTACTATTAGTTAAGCTAATAGTCGCACTAACTTCTCCATCACTACCATTAGTGCGAGTTAAAGTAACTGCGGTGACAGGTGTACCATCTTCATTAACTGAATAGTTAGCATTGCTAAATTGAATAACTCCTGGTACAGCATCATTATCAATGATATTCAGAGTTGCTGTTTGTTGTGTTCCTAATGTTGCGCCACCTGTGGGGTTACTCAGGGTCAGATTGACGGTTTCAATAACTTCAAGTTGTGTGTCATCAACGATGGGAACAACGACTGTTTTTGAAATCTGCCCATTATCAAAGAAAACCACAATGGGAGTACCGTTGTAGTCTGAAGGCTGTGTTGCTGTACCATTGCTGGGTGTGACAGTAACCGTAACAATGCCATCACTACCATTGATACGGGTTAAGGTAATGGCTTGAACGGCTGTACCCTCTTCGTTCACGCTATAGCTACTGCTACTAAATGCGATCGCGCCAGGGCTGAATTGTCCTGTTCCCGTAATCACTTTAAGCTCATATAGGGNNNNNNNNNNNNNNNNNNNNNNNNNNNNNNNNNNNNNNNNNNNNNNNNNNNNNNNNNNNNNNNNNNNNNNNNNNNNNNNNNNNNNNNNNNNNNNNNNNNNNNNNNNNNNNNNNNNNNNNNNNNNNNNNNNNNNNNNNNNNNNNNNNNNNNNNNNNNNNNNNNNNNNNNNNNNNNNNNNNNNNNNNNNNNNNNNNNNNNNNNNNNNNNNNNNNNNNNNNNNNNNNNNNNNNNNNNNNNNNNNNNNNNNNNNNNNNNNNNNNNNNNNNNNNNNNNNNNNNNNNNNNNNNNNNNNNNNNNNNNNNNNNNNNNNNNNNNNNNNNNNNNNNNNNNNNNNNNNNNNNNNNNNNNNNNNNNNNNNNNNNNNNNNNNNNNNNNNNNNNNNNNNNNNNNNNNNNNNNNNNNNNNNNNNNNNNNNNNNNNNNNNNNNNNNNNNNNNNNNNNNNNNNNNNNNNNNNNNNNNNNNNNNNNNNNNNNNNNNNNNNNNNNNNNNNNNNNNNNNNNNNNNNNNNNNNNNNNNNNNNNNNNNNNNNNNNNNNNNNNNNNNNNNNNNNNNNNNNNNNNNNNNNNNNNNNNNNNNNNNNNNNNNNNNNNNNNNNNNNNNNNNNNNNNNNNNNNNNNNNNNNNNNNNNNNNNNNNNNNNNNNNNNNNNNNNNNNNNNNNNNNNNNNNNNNNNNNNNNNNNNNNNNNNNNNNNNNNNNNNNNNNNNNNNNNNNNNNNNNNNNNNNNNNNNNNNNNNNNNNNNNNNNNNNNNNNNNNNNNNNNNNNNNNNNNNNNNNNNNNNNNNNNNNNNNNNNNNNNNNNNNNNNNNNNNNNNNNNNNNNNNNNNNNNNNNNNNNNNNNNNNNNNNNNNNNNNNNNNNNNNNNNNNNNNNNNNNNNNNNNNNNNNNNNNNNNNNNNNNNNNNNNNNNNNNNNNNNNNNNNNNNNNNNNNNNNNNNNNNNNNNNNNNNNNNNNNNNNNNNNNNNNNNNNNNNNNNNNNNNNNNNNNNNNNNNNNNNNNNNNNNNNNNNNNNNNNNNNNNNNNNNNNNNNNNNNNNNNNNNNNNNNNNNNNNNNNNNNNNNNNNNNNNNNNNNNNNNNNNNNNNNNNNNNNNNNNNNNNNNNNNNNNNNNNNNNNNNNNNNNNNNNNNNNNNNNNNNNNNNNNNNNNNNNNNNNNNNNNNNNNNNNNNNNNNNNNNNNNNNNNNNNNNNNNNNNNNNNNNNNNNNNNNNNNNNNNNNNNNNNNNNNNNNNNNNNNNNNNNNNNNNNNNNNNNNNNNNNNNNNNNNNNNNNNNNNNNNNNNNNNNNNNNNNNNNNNNNNNNNNNNNNNNNNNNNNNNNNNNNNNNNNNNNNNNNNNNNNNNNNNNNNNNNNNNNNNNNNNNNNNNNNNNNNNNNNNNNNNNNNNNNNNNNNNNNNNNNNNNNNNNNNNNNNNNNNNNNNNNNNNNNNNNNNNNNNNNNNNNNNNNNNNNNNNNNNNNNNNNNNNNNNNNNNNNNNNNNNNNNNNNNNNNNNNNNNNNNNNNNNNNNNNNNNNNNNNNNNNNNNNNNNNNNNNNNNNNNNNNNNNNNNNNNNNNNNNNNNNNNNNNNNNNNNNNNNNNNNNNNNNNNNNNNNNNNNNNNNNNNNNNNNNNNNNNNNNNNNNNNNNNNNNNNNNNNNNNNNNNNNNNNNNNNNNNNNNNNNNNNNNNNNNNNNNNNNNNNNNNNNNNNNNNNNNNNNNNNNNNNNNNNNNNNNNNNNNNNNNNNNNNNNNNNNNNNNNNNNNNNNNNNNNNNNNNNNNNNNNNNNNNNNNNNNNNNNNNNNNNNNNNNNNNNNNNNNNNNNNNNNNNNNNNNNNNNNNNNNNNNNNNNNNNNNNNNNNNNNNNNNNNNNNNNNNNNNNNNNNNNNNNNNNNNNNNNNNNNNNNTGGTGGCAGTCGCACTTGTATCGTTATCATCAGTAACCGCTTGTTCCACTGTGATAACTTGACCATTCAACAATATTGTCCCGTGGTCATCCTCTGCTTTTAACACCTGCAAAGTTTCAGCATTTAGATTTTCCCTCAGCACCAAAGCCGCAAAAATCGCCCCTTCATCTCCAATTGAATCAGCAGTATTAATTTGGTTATCAACCCAATGACCTATTTCTTCTAAAATAACGCTGGTGACATCTGTGACATCTCCCTGATGACTCGTTAAAAATTCCTGCGATAAATAAATTGTATTTGTCGCAGCGGTATAAGACCCGTTTGCGCCATTTAATTCTGCTGAAGAAAGAATGGTAATTGCTGGGATGATGCTAAAATCTTGATTTTTCCAAGCATTTCCCAGATTTAAAACTGCTTCTGGATCAAAAGTCTCCCCAAAAGCTAACCGCATTTTTGCCACAAACTCTTCACTGTTCGCAAAATCTTGTAGATACAGTTCTATTTGTTCTAATGCTAGTAATAAAACCTGATTTAGATACAAATTATCGGTAAGAGAGCTATTGGCAGGTGTAGATGTCATAAAAATATATGGTAATTAATTTTCGCGCGTAGCTGTAGCAAAAAAATAATATTGAGTATACAAAAATCTGAACATCTACCAAAAGTTAGAGATTGGAAATTTTTCCTCAAGAATCTTACCTGAGTAGGTTGACAGGGGGATATGTTGTATTCAAATTAGCTTGCACTAGAATATGTTTTTAATAAATATGTATAAACAGAAGCTTTATGATAGTATAGCGCAAGTGCTAACTTGTGAGTTTGCTGTTGTGGGGATGATGGGATGCGATAGCGAAGCGCTGCTGCAAGCAGTTCGCTGTTTGGGATGATGGGAGTGCGATCGCTGAGGATGGGGTGCGATAGCGAAGCGCGACCTAGTAATCGCTTTTTAACGAGGAGATTGAACGCGATATAATGGCAGTAATGCAGTATAGGAAAAAAGTTATGATTCAAACCTTAGATGCTCTGTTCGATGGTGCAGCCCTTCTTCCTGAAGTACCTTTAAACATCAAATCAGGTACGCGAGTTCGGATTATTGTTGAAAGTCTGTTACCAGATGAAAAACCAAAACCAAAAACATTTTTGCAAACGGCCAAATCTTTAAATTTACAAGGTAAGCCAGACTGGTCAACTAATATAGACCAGTATTTGCATTAGGAAAATATCTCAGAAAATGAATGAAATTTTTTTAGATACATCTTTTGCAATTGCCTTATCCGCAATTACAGATCAAAATCATGCCAGAGCAGTTGAGCTTGCTGAACAAATTGAGGATCAAAATTCTTATCTCGTTACAACTCAAGCAATTTTACTAGAAATTGGCAATGCTCTTTCTAAGCAAAGATATAGAACCGCCGCAATTCAACTTCTTGAATCTCTAGAATCAGATCCAAACGTTGAAATAGTTCCTCTAACTAATGAACTGTACGATGCTGCTTTTCAATTATTTAGAAGTCGTCAAGATAAAGAATGGGGACTGGTTGACTGCATATCATGTATTGTGATGCAAAATCGGGGAATTACTGATGTGCTAACTGCGGATGAGCATTTCAATCAAATGGGATTTCGGGCGTTATTAAGAAATTAATGAAACAGGAATAGTGAAGCTGACCGAAGATATCGCTGTTTTGGGGATGTGGAAGGGCGATCTCTGTTCTGTAGTGGAGGGAAATGCGATCGCTTGATAAAATAGAAGTAACTTAAAGTTACAGGATAAACAAATAAATGATCACATTAGAAATGGCAATCGCTCCAAAACACACAAAATTAACATACTATCCGTTACCTGTTCCCTTCTTTGTAATATAGAAATAAAATGAGTGAAGTAACAGCAAATTATGATCAATCATGGAAAGAAGCGTTAAATGAATATTTTGAAAGCTTCCTAGCATTTTTCTTTCCTGTAGCCCATCAAGCAATTGATTGGACAAAAACCCCTGAATCTTTAGATAAAGAACTGCAAGAAATTACAGCTTCAGGAGAAACCAAAAACCGAATTACCGATAAACTGTATAAAGTTTGGTTATTAGATCAAACTCAAGTATGGATTTTAATCCACATAGAAATTCAGAGTCAATATGATGTTAACTTTGAAGAACGGATGTACATTTATAATTACCGAGCCTTCGACCTTTATCACCAATTTGTAGTAAGTGTAGCAATTTTAGGTGATACAAGTCCTAGTTGGCGACCAAATAGTTATGATAGAGCTATGTTGGATTGTGAACTAAGTAGGTAAAGAGAAAAATTTAAAGGTATGTGACGAAATGTAAATTCAATGAATGCCTTGCAAATAGGTTATTTCACGGTTTTTACAAAACTAAACATATATCGTTTTTATTATGTTTACCTACTTAAGTTTAAAATTCCCCATAGCTAAAATTCTTGATTATGAATCAAAATGGCATGAACTAGAAAAAAGTGATAATCCCTTTGCTACCATAGTGATGGCGCATTTAAAGACTAAAGCCACCACCAGTAATTTAACAGAAAGGGAGCAATGGAAATGGATATTAATTAGAGGACTTTATGACCGGGGCTTCACAAAAGAGAAGGTTATTAAGTTATTTAAAATCATCGACACAATGATGACTTTACCTAAACAATTGCAAGCAGGATTGGTCACTAAAATTAAACATTTTGAGGAGGAAAGAAAAATGCCTTTAATTAGCCCAACAGAACAACTAGCTATAGAACGAGGAATAGAACAGGGAATAGAACAGGGAAGACAAAGAGAGCAACAGCTAATTATACGACAAATAAATCGGCGAGTTGGTGAAATGGAATCATCATTAATTGACTCAATTCGTGCATTAACAATTGAGAAATTAGAATTATTGGGTGAGGCTCTGTTAGATTTTTCTTCTGTCACTGATTTAGAACAATGGTTACAAAATAACCCAGAGTCTTGAGATTAATCATATTTATTAAATAGGGCGATCGCTCCTGGGAAACCGTTTTGTGAATATGAGAGGGCGATCGCTTTGGGGATATGGGATGTACCATTTTTGGGGATATGGGAGTGCGATAGCGAAGCGCTCCGCAGGAATCGCTTCATGAAGAGTACAATTTTCTACCCACAGGAGCAAAGGGAATTTCTTTACCCTTTTGTTGATAATCTTCCTTCACTAACTCCCAGGCTAATTTTAGTTCTTGCAAAGCTTCTTCGGGAGTATCACCAAAAGCTGAAATGTTAGGTATTTCTTGTAAATGTGCTAACCAATCTCCTTGTTCATCAATATATTCTTGCAAACTGCCAATGAGATTTATGTTACAGCAATTCTTGCTCTAACCAAATAAATACAATGGAGGGCGTAAGCCTTGCGCCCCTACGGGTTTTGTGATAAAAACTGTACCTCATAATATTAAAAATTAGGGGCTTAACGCATTGCGCTAAACCCCTATGAGAGAATTATGTTTTAAGCAAAGACAAATTGATTAGGATCTGTCAAACTCAAACTACTGGATTGAATCCCAATGAGAACCGCTATGATGTTACTATCAAATACAATCTGAGTATCACCACCAACTTGATTTAAGGTGAATTGAGATGCAGTAGAGCCTAGATAAATCTTATCAATACCAATTTGGAAGTCAAGGATAGTATTAGCAGCTTTTGGTGCTTCAACATTAAAGATCCTGAATTCATCAGCACCAGCACCACCAGATAGCAGGTTGCCACCACCAAGACTAACATAGAATTTGTCGTTACCATCGCCACCTAATGCCCGGTCATTGCTACCCAGGAAGAAGGTATCATTACCAAGACCACCCGACATCCGGTTATTGCCTTTACTATCTCTAGCTTCAAAGGTATCATTACCATCGCTACCGAAAGCGATATCCCCCTTATTTACAAAAATTCTATCATTACCACTCCCAGCATCAATAGTGTTATTACCAGCAAGCCCTAAAATAGATGCACTTACTAGGTCTACTTCATCATTTCCAGCACCGGTAAAGACAATATCACGGATACCATTAAAGTCAGTTCCAGCTATCAGCATATCTGCACCGGGAGTTCCTGAAATGAGTTCTCCAGGAGAGCCTAAAACGGTATCTTCCCGGAAATTGAGGTTTTGGATTCTGGTATCTCCTTCTGGGGGTGTTTCCACAATATTGAAAGCTTTATTCCCAGCTACGGGGAAGTTTGCAGCTAAAAATTCAGCAAGTGTATCCTGTTCCGAAGCATCCGCAGCAAAGGTAGCAACACCAGTTCTAGTAGCATTAATAGGTTGGGTTAAATCAACGCGATTTTCACCAAATTCAGGAAATGGGTAGTTATCACCACCACCTGCTAGGAAATCAAGGGTAATTAGGCGAATTTGCCGATT harbors:
- a CDS encoding DUF4351 domain-containing protein, translated to MFTYLSLKFPIAKILDYESKWHELEKSDNPFATIVMAHLKTKATTSNLTEREQWKWILIRGLYDRGFTKEKVIKLFKIIDTMMTLPKQLQAGLVTKIKHFEEERKMPLISPTEQLAIERGIEQGIEQGRQREQQLIIRQINRRVGEMESSLIDSIRALTIEKLELLGEALLDFSSVTDLEQWLQNNPES
- a CDS encoding type II toxin-antitoxin system VapC family toxin → MNEIFLDTSFAIALSAITDQNHARAVELAEQIEDQNSYLVTTQAILLEIGNALSKQRYRTAAIQLLESLESDPNVEIVPLTNELYDAAFQLFRSRQDKEWGLVDCISCIVMQNRGITDVLTADEHFNQMGFRALLRN
- a CDS encoding type II toxin-antitoxin system HicB family antitoxin yields the protein MQEYIDEQGDWLAHLQEIPNISAFGDTPEEALQELKLAWELVKEDYQQKGKEIPFAPVGRKLYSS